The DNA window TTGGTTTGACGTTCTACAGCTTTCCTTAATGCAAAAATTTTATATAGCACTATAGGTatactgaatattaaaatgaatgtgacTCAGATTTTTTCAACTATTGTAGACTGACCATAACCTACCTACAATAACATGCACCATTTGATGTTTCTCTActcatttatcaaaataaaatatatagtaataaatatgTGTATGGTTGACCTTCTCTCCTCCAAATGAGAAATCACTGCTTGTATCTAACTGAATATTAACACGTGTGGAAACAGTCCAAATACCTTTCTAGTGTACGTAGATTGAGGATATTATAGAATTCCAATTTATTGCTGCTTGTTCGTAATACTGTTAAGTTGGCACAAAGTCGTGCTATAGTGGCTCCATAGTTTGAGTTTGCTGTACTAATTTCTCCTCTCGGTGACATGGCTTTGCTGGTTATGGTGTGCCCATCAGCAGGTAGAAGGTAAGAGCAACAATGAGGAGGAGGCAAAAGGGAGAGGAGAATGTCTGATAGGCCGTGGCAGGCATGAAAATGTCCTCATATTTATAGATGCTAATCATGCGATCTGACACCGGTGGGGAGTCGATGTCATGCCTTGTGATGGAACCtgagaacaaaaacagaaaagatctTCATAAACAGGCCAATATTCATTTCTTAGCCCTAAAcgaatagtttaaaataaacatttatgataaTGCACTcaatccaagatgtagatgtaaATTTGGAGTATTGTTACATAATTTCACACAGCATTGCATTAACTCGCTCAGTGAATGTtctgcagtgaacgggtgccaTCAGTTCAAACACCAGACAAAATAATCCACCTCGCTCcggtccatcaattaatgtgttgtgaagtgaaaaatgcatgtttataacAAACAAATCCATCCTTAAGGCATTTTAGCTTTAAACCGTTCATACCGTTTCATACCAGTTCATAATCAATAGTAACACTCCTCCATTAAAAAAGTCTATCCTCTGTTCATCAAAATCCAGTGAATAGTTctttagaactgtttttttgCCAGTAAAATGTCTGTATATTACACTCATGATTCAGACCTTTTCACTGGAGTAAGCAATATCATGGAGagaagacatttattttagccAGGAGCAATGGAATAAAGtgaaaaacatcttgatgatggatttatcacaaacacacagcttctgCTTGTCATGACATTACTTGATGCAGTAGAATCGTGTTATagttattgtgatgattttatcaGCAAGTAATGTAACGCTAAATTCGTCCCAATATGTTGCtaagaaaacaattttattatttatttattttttaaatgaaatactcTTTGAACCAGGCTGCATGTCTTTACCTTGTATGGCAGGTCCCCAAGCGAACAGATAGTACCAGCTGAGGTGCAGGTCCACCAGCGTTTCCTCCCGAGGCACGTGAAGAGGCCGCTTGAAGCGGCACGTGACACGGTTGTTTTCAAAGATGCCCTCCTCGTCCCGTGCCGGGTTGCGCTTGATCTCTTTGGCCCACTGGCCCACATTGTAGAAATGATGTATCCGCACACGTCCGTTATCGTCATGGACACAACCCATGACGTCATCACCTCCCTGCAGCAACAATATCACAGTGCATCTCTTAGCTGGCATTCACAccgtatatatttatgtaaccCTCTCTCCTTACCATTTTTTTGTCAGAGGAGAAACCGACGGCGACCCATCCATCAGTGTCTGCACTCATCTCGAATTCCACATCTGTGCCAATGCGTCTGAAACTCAGGAAGTAGTCACAGGTCTCTGCGTCACAGCCTGGTTTGCCATATCTACAGCAACGGTAGAGAGagatgatgtatttttatttttggatgaacttaCCCCTCTATGAACAATATTCAACAAAGACCTACAGAGATCCATGATATGCTTCatgtttacagtatattatgAGTCACAGACTTTTTTCAGCCAGACAGTTTGATGCCACAATAACCGAttgtttatgaattaaatttaaactttattcCTTGCACTCACCTGATGCATCCTTTGGTTATTCCACAGTCGCTAACTTTTATGCGGGCAAATGGGTCTACAGGGGGTGCAGTTGGGAAGGGGTAACCTATAGGAGACATTAGACAACAGCACGTTAATCAACCACTTTCACCTAGTCCTACTACTACtgttcatatttgtatttgttacattttaattttatttaatgcattgtaaTGCGTGATTAAAGCTTTTGTAATATAGTATGTTGTGCAATACTTTTTTcagacacaagcacacacatacacaaacaatcATTTACACTATACATATTTGCATTGTATATTATATGACACTACATACACTACCTTTTAaaggtttgggatcagtaaggtTTTTGTGGCGATAAAGCCGCAATAAAGACGTTGTAATGTTACAAacgatttctatttcaataaaTGCTGCACGAAATATTGAgctattttcagcattgataatatgtattttagttATATACAATAAAGACTGGACAAAAACATTAGAAACTTGAATTGTAGCGTATGTtctattgttttaaacattacacTTCATGCTGTATATTCACTCATTTGTGGATTTAAGTACTGTCCAAACATGTGTTACACGTAGCTGTACCTACAGCACTGGGCCAGACATGATGTAGCAGTAAGAGTTTCTATTATATTCTATTCGGTGTGTTCTGTCTTCAATGACTGTCTGAGTTTCTGCAAAATAGGGAGGTTGGGAAAGCCAGTGGTCTGGATGTGAGCTTTGGGGCGCTGACCAAGGTGCTGAGGCTGTGCCTTATGAATACAAACGATTATGTTAATCAAAACCAatctcttaaaaaaaagcacagctagtaattattatataactaaCAAACAATACTATTAACCTGATTAATAGGCCTGTGGGCATCACACGGTGACCGTTCAACTACATGCGTTCAGTGCTGCTGAGAACTGCACTCATGTATACTGAGTGAGAAACAACACAAAAGCAGCCTTCATGACTTCAAATCAAGCGCCGTCGTACCTTCGTCTGAGAGGTATCTGGACTCGAGGAACTCGGAGGCGAATGTGCTGTAGGAATCCTTATGGGGTTCTTCGTGCCCCGGCTCTCCGTGATCTCCATGGCCGGCCCGCAGCACATTATCGTCGGTAGGGCTGGCAGAAACCGCATCCAGCAAAACGGAGATCTGCAGCAGCGGATGCAGAAGAAACATGACTGGACGCGTTGGACCTAATGATACGATACTTGTTATTGTTCGCGCGAAGAGACTCGGGTCTGATTTACTGGTCGTCGCATTCCAGTACTAATGCTCACGCtgataactaataataatacgtaGCTAATTAAATCGCTTTCATGATAAAAAAACGTTTGGGTTGCTCCGCGGGGGAGGGGGCGCTGAGAGGCTGGAGGCTCGGGTGCCGTTAATGAATAGGGCCAAACCAATCCGCTTATGGTGAGATTTGTAACCGATAGCGATGTTGCTTGATAATGACACGGCGCTCAGTCATATGTCAGCTGCACGCGCTGTTTATAAATagcgtttctttttttcttattacattattgtagttttttgaACCTGTAGGACCGTCGCGCACTGATTTGACACATTGTGTCTCCCCTCTCTGGTCGTGTTTTGTTCTTCTTGCGCGTCAATCGATAGAGATTGCCAGCATTGCGTTCCAATGGCAGCGCACTACGTGTGGAAATCAATCGCGGTTTCAGACACACTGTAGCCTATAAAATGTAAGTGTTTCAagggaaaataatataaaaatgctacagtaaattctaggaaaatatttgatatatatatatatatatatatatatatatatatatatatatatatatatatatatatatatatatatatatatatatatatatatataatagcctaatataatatttctattatttctgATGAatagtttgttaggataggacaaaatgaaaatctggAAGCTTTGGGTGCTAAttctaaaaagagaaaattgtctttaaagttcactaaattaattttaaaaattcttttttgATAGGCCTATATTTATAGGGAATAAAAAATATCCTTATGGGACACATCTTTACTTGATATCTGAAtgattatttgcataaaataattttgaccaGTACAatatattgttggctattgctacaaatataccatactacttttttttgttgtccaGTATCACATATAGGCCTAGGCCTAAGTATGGGTACCATAAAGTATATAGCCCTTTAATCGTcttaaaaaattatgattttattttatggtgaCATTCTGTTAACCAATtcttagatttttatttatctgtttttaaagTCAAAGCTTTTGTGCTTTTCACAGTGACAGGAGGGTGAAAGTAAATCTGACATGAAGCACTAGATGGCAGTGTTTAATTTCTAAACAGAAAAGATCTGGCGAAGGCTGCATATTATGGTGTCTTTAATATACTGCACAATGAAGCTTacgcaatataaaaaaaatatttactatagtGTGCATTTAAATTGTCCTTTTAGTTTTGGTCACACTGAAACACATTTGATTGTATTCCCCTACATAATTTAAACCAATCATTTCTACTAGTTTTAGTGAACCC is part of the Puntigrus tetrazona isolate hp1 chromosome 16, ASM1883169v1, whole genome shotgun sequence genome and encodes:
- the LOC122360322 gene encoding DOMON domain-containing protein FRRS1L; translated protein: MFLLHPLLQISVLLDAVSASPTDDNVLRAGHGDHGEPGHEEPHKDSYSTFASEFLESRYLSDEGYPFPTAPPVDPFARIKVSDCGITKGCIRYGKPGCDAETCDYFLSFRRIGTDVEFEMSADTDGWVAVGFSSDKKMGGDDVMGCVHDDNGRVRIHHFYNVGQWAKEIKRNPARDEEGIFENNRVTCRFKRPLHVPREETLVDLHLSWYYLFAWGPAIQGSITRHDIDSPPVSDRMISIYKYEDIFMPATAYQTFSSPFCLLLIVALTFYLLMGTP